A region of the bacterium genome:
AAGGGAGATATTGCAAAGCAAAGCAAATTATTTGAGCTTTGCTAAAAAACCAGATAGCGAAAGGGTTCTTGTATTAGCTCCACATCCTGATGATGAGAGTATTGGATGTGGTGGAGTTCTTTATCAACATTATCTTGCTGGAGAGAAAATTACCGTAGTCTTTTTAACCGATGGATGCCAGGGTAGATATAGAAGGCGAATAAGTGAAGAGAAAATAGTAAAGCAGCGAAAAGAGGAGGCAAAGAAAGCGGCTGTAATTTTAGGAATACAAAATATTATCTTTTGGAATTATAAAGATGGAGAGTTATGCTCGAATGAAGAGTCTATAATGAGAATGAGAGAATTGATCGCTACTATTACTCCTGATGTGGTCTATTTACCTTATTTTGTTGATGAGCATGAGGATCATTGGGCAACAAATAAGATATTTCTTGAGGCTTGTTCTAAAATTACTTATAGATTCAAGGTCTGTGCTTATGAAGTGTGGACTCCTTTAATACCCAATTATCTGGTGAATATTACAAAACAGATGGATAAAAAATTGGAGGCATTAGAATGTTATAAAACACAGATCGAACTCTTTAATATAGCTGAGATAGCAGAAAATCTGAATGCCTTTCGCGCGAGAAGAATTCGGTTAAAAAGCTATCGATATGCAGAGGCATTCTTTTCCTGTGAGATAGAGGAGTATCGGTATCTTTTTAATAAAACCTTTAATGGTAAGAATAATAAACTCAAATAATGAGAGAAAAAATTGAAAATCAAAGTATCTGTTGTTAAATGTTCTGATTATGACCAAGAGAAAGTAAATCAGGCAGTTAAGGAGGCTCTTAATCTTATTGGTGGGATTGATGAATTAGTTAGGCGTGGAGATAAGGTTTTATTGGTGGTAAATCTCCTTCAACCTAAAAAACCAGAAGAAGGAGTTACTACTCATCCAAAAGTAGTAAGTGCTGTATGTGAGTTATTGAGAGATTTAGGAGCCGAAATTTGGATTGGTGGCTCAAGTGGAAGTGCTACATTTGGAGGAACATCAGAGGCTTTAAAGATTTGTGGAATACAGCAAGTAGCGGAAAGATATGGTGCCACGATAATTAATTGTGATAAAACTGAAGTTATAGAAATAAATAATCTACAAAATAATAGATTAAAAAACTTTTTTATTGCTAAGCCTATTACAGAAGCAGACTTAGTAATTTCGGTACCAAAGTTAAAGTCTCATGCATTAGTAAAATTTACTGGAGCGATAAAAAATTTCTATGGTGTAATCCCGGGAGCTGGAAAAGCACAAGGACACGCTATTGCAAATACAGAGAAAAGATTCTCAGAATTTCTAATAGATATTTATCAAGCCGTGAATCCAGGTCTTGCAATAATGGATGGCGTAATAGGAATGGAAGGAGATTGCTATGGTGGAAACCTTAGACAAGTTGGATTGATTCTTGCAAGTACAAGTTGTATTGCCCTGGATATTGTTGCTTCGAAAATAATAGGCTATGAACCGTGGCAAATAATGTATATAATGGAAGCTATTCAGAGAGGGCTCTTTCCTAATATAGAATCTATAGAAGAAGTAGGAGTAAGAGAAGCAAAAGTACCTTTTAAGCACCCTACAGGATTTTTTGAGCATCTCCCTGGATTTCTACAGAGTTGGGTGTGGAACAGAGTAAAAGCAAAGCCTACTTTAAACATCCAATGGTGTAAAAGATGTGGTGTGTGTGTTAAGGCATGTCCTGTAAATGCAATTAAAATGAGTGAAATGCCAATAATTGAGGAAGATAAATGTATTTTATGTTATTGCTGCCATGAACTCTGTCCTGAAAGTGCTATAATTCTTAAACAAAATTGGTTGGGATATTTCATAGGCAAAGATTGGCAATAAAGGAGAAAAAGAAAAAATGTTTGCTGATCCGACAAAAATACTTGAGTTAATGTATGCATATAAAACTTCAGAAGCTCTTTTTGCTGCTAATGAATTGGATGTATTTACACTACTGAATAAGAAACCACTAAGAGGTGAAGAGATTGCTAATAAATTAAATACAGTTCCAAGAGCTACAATTGTTCTATTAGATTTTTTGGTAACAATAGGACTTTTAAATAGGGAAAAAGGAAGATATTCTAACACATCTATATCAGAAAAATTTCTGGTAAGAGGGTCATCGGGTTATTTGGGCGATTTAATAAGATTTGAACGACATCTTGATACAAAGATCACTACTACTAATCTATTAAAAGGGATTAAGGGAGAAGTAGAGGAACTACAGGCAGGAATA
Encoded here:
- a CDS encoding PIG-L deacetylase family protein, whose translation is MQSKANYLSFAKKPDSERVLVLAPHPDDESIGCGGVLYQHYLAGEKITVVFLTDGCQGRYRRRISEEKIVKQRKEEAKKAAVILGIQNIIFWNYKDGELCSNEESIMRMRELIATITPDVVYLPYFVDEHEDHWATNKIFLEACSKITYRFKVCAYEVWTPLIPNYLVNITKQMDKKLEALECYKTQIELFNIAEIAENLNAFRARRIRLKSYRYAEAFFSCEIEEYRYLFNKTFNGKNNKLK
- a CDS encoding DUF362 domain-containing protein; the encoded protein is MKIKVSVVKCSDYDQEKVNQAVKEALNLIGGIDELVRRGDKVLLVVNLLQPKKPEEGVTTHPKVVSAVCELLRDLGAEIWIGGSSGSATFGGTSEALKICGIQQVAERYGATIINCDKTEVIEINNLQNNRLKNFFIAKPITEADLVISVPKLKSHALVKFTGAIKNFYGVIPGAGKAQGHAIANTEKRFSEFLIDIYQAVNPGLAIMDGVIGMEGDCYGGNLRQVGLILASTSCIALDIVASKIIGYEPWQIMYIMEAIQRGLFPNIESIEEVGVREAKVPFKHPTGFFEHLPGFLQSWVWNRVKAKPTLNIQWCKRCGVCVKACPVNAIKMSEMPIIEEDKCILCYCCHELCPESAIILKQNWLGYFIGKDWQ